One stretch of Ipomoea triloba cultivar NCNSP0323 chromosome 8, ASM357664v1 DNA includes these proteins:
- the LOC116028022 gene encoding spermidine synthase 1, producing MAGEGEAAAAVSGGELPVKRQREDGQNGESVSVEMEDANNNNNNAAAGDKEEQCFSSVIPGWFSEISPMWPGEAHSLKVEKVLFKGKSDYQDVMVFQSSTYGKVLVLDGVIQITERDECAYQEMITHLPLCSIQNPKKVLVIGGGDGGVLREVARHASVDQIDICEIDKMVVDVAKQFFPDVAVGYEDPRVTLHIGDGVAFLKNVAEGTYDAVIVDSSDPIGPAQELFEKPFFQTVARALRPGGVVCTQAESIWLHMHIIENIVANCRQIFKGSVNYAWTTVPTYPSGVIGFMLCSTEGPAVDFKHPINPIDEVNDANSKLPLKFYNSEIHSAAFCLPSFAKRVIESKAE from the exons ATGGCTGGAGAGGGTGAGGCGGCTGCGGCGGTGAGCGGTGGTGAATTGCCGGTTAAGAGGCAGAGAGAGGACGGACAGAACGGTGAATCTGTGTCGGTTGAGATGGAGGAtgccaacaacaacaacaacaacgccGCCGCCGGTGACAAAGAGGAGCAGTGTTTCTCCTCTGTTATCCCTGGCTGGTTCTCTGAGATTAGCCCAATGTGGCCTG GAGAGGCACACTCGTTAAAGGTGGAAAAGGTATTGTTTAAGGGGAAGTCAGATTACCAGGATGTCATGGTGTTTCAG TCTTCTACTTATGGTAAGGTGCTTGTTTTGGATGGTGTGATTCAAATCACAGAGAGAGACGAATGCGCTTACCAAGAAATGATTACTCATCTCCCGCTTTGTTCAATTCAGAATCCCAAGAAG GTATTGGTTATTGGAGGAGGGGATGGTGGTGTCTTGCGTGAAGTGGCTCGCCATGCTTCTGTTGATCAGATAGACATCTGTGAGATTGATAAGATGGTGGTCGAT GTTGCCAAACAATTTTTCCCTGATGTAGCTGTCGGGTATGAGGATCCCCGTGTAACTCTCCACATAGGCGATG GGGTTGCGTTCCTGAAGAATGTTGCTGAAGGAACTTATGATGCTGTTATTGTGGATTCATCTGACCCCATAG GTCCTGCACAAGAGTTGTTTGAAAAGCCTTTCTTTCAAACGGTGGCAAGGGCTCTTCGCCCCGGGGGGGTTGTGTGTACACAGGCCGAGAGCATATGGCTTCACATGCACATCATTGAAAATATCGTGGCAAACTGTCGCCAAATTTTCAAAGGCTCTGTCAACTATGCGTGGACTACGGTTCCTACATACCCAAG TGGGGTTATCGGTTTCATGCTTTGCTCTACTGAGGGGCCAGCGGTTGATTTCAAGCACCCGATCAACCCGATAGATGAAGTTAATGATGCTAACTCAAAATTGCCCCTAAAGTTCTACAACTCCGAG ATTCATTCTGCGGCCTTCTGTTTGCCATCATTCGCGAAGAGGGTGATCGAATCAAAGGCGGAATGA
- the LOC116028021 gene encoding U4/U6 small nuclear ribonucleoprotein Prp31 homolog translates to MATLADSFLADLDELSDNEADILDEGNVDAEHMEEDVDGELADIETLNYDDLDSVSKLQRTQRYINIMQKVEEALEKGSENSETGMVLEDDPEYQLIVDCNALSVDIENEIIIIHNFIRDKYRLKFPELESLVHHPIDYARVVKKIGNEMDLTLVDLEGLLPSAIIMVVSVTASTTNGKPLPEDVLQKTIEACDRAFALDSAKKKVLDFVESRMGYIAPNLSAIVGSAVAAKLMGTAGGLSSLAKMPACNVQLLGAKKKNLAGFSTATSQFRIGFIEQTEIFQSTPPPLRMRACRLLAAKATLAARVDSTRGDPTGKTGRSLLEEVRKKIEKWQEPPPAKQPKPLPVPDSEPKKKRGGRRLRKMKERYAITDMRKLANRMQFGVPEESSLGDGLGEGYGMLGQAGSGKLRVSVGQSKLAAKVAKKFKEKNYGSSGATSGLTSSLAFTPVQGIELSNPQAYVNQLGSGTQSTYFSETGTFSKIKRT, encoded by the exons ATG GCAACTCTTGCTGATTCTTTCTTAGCAGATTTGGATGAATTATCTGACAATGAAGCTGATATTCTC GATGAGGGCAATGTGGATGCTGAGCACATGGAGGAAGATGTTGATGGTGAGCTAGCTGATATAGAAACACTTAACTACGATGATCTGGATAGCGTCTCTAAATTGCAGAGGACCCAGCGTTATATCAATATTATGCAG AAAGTAGAAGAAGCACTAGAAAAGGGTTCTGAAAACTCAGAAACAGGGATGGTTCTAGAAGATGATCCGGAGTACCAGCTGATTGTAGATTGTAATGCATTGTCGGTTGATATTGAGaatgaaattattataattcataatttcatacgTGATAAGTACCGCCTAAAATTCCCAGAGTTGGAGTCTCTTGTTCACCACCCAATTGACTATGCCCGAGTGGTTAAGAAAATTGGGAATGAGATGGACCTCACCCTTGTTGATCTGGAAGGACTGTTGCCTTCAGCTATTATTATGGTTGTTTCAGTTACAGCATCAACTACAAATGGCAAGCCACTGCCTGAAGATGTCTTGCAAAAAACAATTGAAGCTTGTGATCGTGCATTTGCTCTTGATTCAGCGAAGAAGAAAGTCCTTGATTTTGTTGAGAGTCGAATGGGGTATATTGCTCCAAACCTCTCCGCTATTGTAGGAAGTGCTGTTGCTGCAAAACTTATGGGGACTGCTGGTGGTCTTTCCTCGTTGGCAAAGATGCCTGCTTGTAATGTGCAACTTCTTGGTGCTAAAAAGAAGAACCTTGCTGGGTTCTCCACAGCGACATCCCAATTCCGCATTGGATTTATTGAGCAGACAGAAATATTTCAGAGCACACCCCCTCCTCTAAGGATGCGTGCCTGTCGACTGTTAGCTGCGAAAGCTACCCTTGCTGCACGTGTTGATTCAACAAGGGGAGACCCAACGGGGAAAACTGGGCGATCTCTCCTAGAAGAGGTTCGTAAGAAGATAGAGAAGTGGCAAGAGCCACCTCCTGCTAAACAGCCTAAACCACTTCCTGTTCCAGATTCTGAGCCTAAGAAAAAGAGGGGTGGACGTAGACTGAGGAAGATGAAAGAAAG GTATGCCATTACAGACATGCGGAAGCTGGCTAACAGAATGCAGTTTGGAGTACCTGAAGAGAGCTCATTGG GGGATGGTTTGGGTGAGGGATATGGAATGCTTGGTCAAGCTGGAAGTGGCAAATTACGCGTGTCAGTTGGCCAGAGCAAGCTTGCTGCCAAAGTAGCTAAGAA ATTTAAGGAGAAGAATTATGGAAGCAGTGGTGCTACATCGGGACTGACTTCAAGTTTAGCCTTCACTCCTGTGCAG GGGATTGAACTGTCGAACCCACAAGCATATGTAAATCAACTTGGGTCAGGAACCCAGAGCACGTACTTTTCAGAAACCGGGACATTTTCCAAGATCAAGAGAACATAA